From Helicobacter macacae MIT 99-5501, a single genomic window includes:
- a CDS encoding HAD family hydrolase, translated as MANIFGKFLGEKGNESSKKVAEQNSQNKSLQNDDLQDKFELAPQSVAQSSDEKIELKPDNDTKSADKIIAHSTQGYANLSSNATSEKKIILFDLDGTLLDSLEGIYASFCRACEEEEGKEAYAPSLEEVRSMIGLPLREMFLRVGFSQNEVESRITRYKNHYRRICIEKSKLYPKVREALILAREFAHLGVVTTKTGLYSKQILENFELLKYFGVVIGIEDVSEPKPDAEPILRALSFLPIAPKQKVYMIGDTILDIESAKNAGVNALWVRCGYGQGLESQADKSFDSVYEAVAYIKEVR; from the coding sequence GTGGCTAATATTTTTGGTAAATTTTTGGGCGAAAAGGGTAATGAGAGTAGCAAAAAAGTCGCAGAGCAAAACTCACAAAACAAGAGTTTGCAAAATGATGATTTGCAAGATAAATTTGAGCTAGCTCCACAGAGTGTAGCACAAAGTAGCGATGAAAAAATCGAGCTAAAGCCTGATAATGACACAAAAAGTGCGGATAAAATCATTGCGCATTCTACGCAAGGGTATGCTAATCTATCTAGCAATGCTACAAGTGAAAAAAAGATTATTTTATTTGATTTGGATGGGACGCTACTAGATTCATTGGAGGGAATCTATGCGAGCTTTTGCCGAGCGTGCGAAGAGGAGGAGGGCAAGGAAGCATACGCACCTAGCCTAGAAGAAGTGCGCTCTATGATAGGACTGCCTTTGAGGGAAATGTTTTTGCGTGTAGGGTTTAGCCAAAACGAAGTAGAATCCCGCATAACGCGCTACAAAAACCACTACCGCAGAATCTGCATAGAGAAATCAAAGCTATACCCAAAGGTGCGTGAGGCTTTGATTTTGGCAAGGGAGTTTGCCCATCTTGGTGTGGTAACGACAAAAACAGGGCTTTACTCTAAGCAGATTTTGGAAAATTTTGAATTGCTAAAGTATTTTGGCGTAGTCATCGGTATCGAAGATGTAAGCGAGCCAAAGCCCGATGCCGAGCCGATTTTGCGTGCGCTTAGCTTTTTGCCCATAGCACCAAAGCAAAAGGTGTATATGATAGGAGATACCATACTAGATATAGAGTCAGCCAAAAACGCAGGCGTAAATGCGCTGTGGGTGCGCTGTGGCTATGGGCAGGGGCTAGAAAGTCAAGCGGATAAAAGTTTTGATAGCGTCTATGAAGCAGTGGCTTATATCAAAGAAGTGCGATAG
- a CDS encoding ATP-binding protein: MLESNILYEQSRASSAFLPRPYPQKDTPLLIYGPPKSGKTSLALEYAKNVKNAKRVVFVDCADMRFCLEDTQKELLKAFLEKAFDLLVVDNYDISSLALSPSSKPSLISSAESTLSRTATPALTLPNLSNIILVCASPICDKQGLSKYPTHHFAHHLAHLRQMRVLPLSFREFVSFSKAQKLESIFSTFLKSGNLPEMPFLTESKHTARNQEIIRLAYQKHARIFQEILDFQGQNFSAYSLLRKLKPSLKTSKDTIYAFIESLKSQQSIFLLPHTQNRSKPKLYLYNFALPYALSASPHFQHIFENMVFCELLLKHSNPFSEITQAKSSTPKSLISYDEECDFLVNDIAYIVMPFPNDALLKARLQKLTKKYKKVIFISIEHSEKQSEYEVQSFIDFALDDEVG; this comes from the coding sequence ATGCTAGAATCTAATATCCTCTATGAGCAAAGCAGGGCTAGCTCTGCTTTTTTGCCTCGTCCATATCCCCAAAAAGACACACCTCTTTTGATATATGGTCCTCCAAAAAGTGGCAAAACCTCCCTTGCGCTTGAGTATGCCAAAAATGTCAAAAATGCCAAGCGCGTTGTATTTGTTGATTGTGCTGATATGAGATTTTGCCTAGAGGACACCCAAAAGGAGCTGCTTAAAGCATTTTTGGAAAAAGCCTTTGATTTGCTTGTGGTGGATAACTATGACATTTCCTCACTCGCTCTTAGCCCATCATCTAAGCCCTCGCTTATCTCATCTGCGGAATCCACTCTATCTAGGACTGCTACGCCTGCGCTTACTCTGCCAAATCTTAGTAATATTATCCTTGTTTGCGCTAGTCCTATTTGTGATAAGCAGGGCTTATCAAAATATCCTACACACCATTTTGCACACCATCTTGCACACCTTAGGCAAATGAGGGTTTTGCCTCTTAGCTTTAGGGAGTTTGTAAGCTTTAGCAAAGCCCAAAAGCTAGAATCGATTTTTTCGACATTTCTAAAAAGTGGCAATTTACCTGAAATGCCATTTCTCACAGAGTCTAAGCACACCGCTAGAAATCAAGAAATTATCCGCCTTGCTTATCAAAAGCACGCACGGATTTTCCAAGAGATTTTGGACTTTCAAGGGCAAAATTTTAGCGCGTATAGCCTTTTGCGCAAGCTAAAGCCAAGTCTTAAAACTTCCAAAGACACGATATATGCTTTCATAGAAAGCCTAAAATCCCAGCAAAGTATCTTTTTGCTCCCCCACACCCAAAATCGCTCAAAGCCTAAGCTGTATTTGTATAATTTTGCCCTGCCTTACGCGCTTAGTGCTTCGCCACATTTCCAGCATATTTTTGAAAATATGGTGTTTTGTGAGCTACTTCTAAAGCATAGCAATCCTTTTAGCGAGATTACACAAGCAAAATCTAGCACGCCAAAATCACTCATAAGCTATGATGAGGAATGCGATTTTTTGGTAAATGATATTGCTTATATTGTTATGCCATTTCCAAATGATGCGCTACTAAAAGCAAGGCTACAAAAGCTCACCAAGAAGTATAAAAAAGTCATTTTTATTAGCATCGAGCATAGTGAGAAGCAAAGCGAATATGAAGTGCAAAGTTTTATTGATTTTGCGCTAGATGATGAGGTGGGCTAG
- a CDS encoding pseudoazurin has product MTTKNLLALAFLAACSLAFAKDYEIKMLNKGAEGPMVFEPAFVHIQPGDTITFVATDPTHNARSVVIPAGAEKFQTPQTMMRNKGEKFTIKPNKEGVYVYECIPHTPMGMVGIFQVGKATNAAAINDGIFKQPKAKERLNKYIQQIKK; this is encoded by the coding sequence ATGACTACTAAAAATCTTTTAGCTTTGGCGTTTCTAGCGGCGTGTAGCCTTGCATTTGCAAAGGATTATGAAATCAAAATGCTAAACAAAGGTGCAGAGGGACCTATGGTATTTGAACCAGCGTTTGTGCATATTCAGCCCGGTGATACTATCACATTTGTAGCTACTGACCCTACACACAACGCACGAAGTGTGGTAATCCCAGCAGGTGCGGAGAAATTCCAAACACCTCAAACGATGATGAGAAACAAGGGTGAAAAATTCACTATCAAGCCAAACAAAGAGGGTGTGTATGTATATGAGTGCATACCTCACACACCAATGGGTATGGTAGGCATATTCCAAGTAGGCAAAGCTACTAATGCAGCTGCTATCAATGATGGAATATTTAAGCAGCCAAAAGCAAAAGAGCGACTAAACAAATACATTCAGCAAATCAAAAAATAG
- a CDS encoding DUF354 domain-containing protein: MLWIDITDPKYALFFHSLLPHLREIDTVLVTTRKSAGYTECASLLEKLGVKAICIGGESGYGGSGLEDKFLARIKRQEEFIALFKRVGLPRVFLTGASVDGAQSAFGLGIPVVHFSDTPMDSFEGGEEHITLLSRLSLPLSSLIFYPFVVPKQAYSFFGVAEQNLIPYNFIDVALWLEVDRLKFSQEAKKAFLKKFGFANENKPLILAREEEYKAHYVKKKYPLFYEALHALAKEANIIIMPRYEREYLEAEFGSYPSVRVAKETLFTHEFYPCIDMLLGGGGTMNLESSFLGIPTLSTRSLLLYHDKYLLKNSLMHHAKSLDEALRAFFDFRQKGFIRQENQRFFVPKGTLEVQNIITQITNRFYK; encoded by the coding sequence ATGCTATGGATAGACATCACAGACCCTAAATACGCGCTGTTTTTTCACTCTCTTTTGCCACATTTGCGCGAAATCGACACCGTGCTAGTTACTACGCGCAAAAGTGCAGGCTACACCGAGTGCGCTTCACTGCTAGAAAAGCTAGGGGTTAAAGCGATTTGCATAGGTGGGGAGAGTGGCTATGGTGGGAGCGGGCTAGAGGATAAATTTTTGGCTAGAATCAAACGCCAAGAAGAATTTATCGCGCTTTTTAAGCGCGTGGGCTTGCCTAGAGTGTTTCTCACAGGTGCTAGCGTGGATGGGGCGCAAAGTGCTTTTGGGCTAGGGATTCCTGTGGTGCATTTTAGCGATACGCCTATGGATAGCTTTGAGGGTGGAGAGGAGCATATCACGCTATTATCACGCCTTAGTTTGCCCCTATCAAGCCTTATTTTTTATCCATTTGTCGTGCCAAAGCAAGCATATAGTTTTTTTGGTGTGGCAGAGCAAAATCTAATTCCCTACAACTTCATTGATGTGGCATTGTGGCTAGAAGTAGATAGGCTAAAATTTAGCCAAGAAGCAAAAAAGGCATTTTTGAAAAAGTTTGGCTTTGCTAATGAAAATAAGCCACTAATTTTGGCTAGAGAGGAGGAGTATAAAGCCCACTATGTGAAAAAAAAATATCCACTTTTTTATGAGGCTTTGCACGCGCTTGCTAAGGAGGCAAATATCATCATTATGCCACGATATGAGAGAGAATATCTAGAAGCTGAATTTGGTAGCTATCCTAGCGTGCGTGTGGCAAAAGAGACGCTTTTCACACACGAGTTTTACCCCTGCATAGATATGCTACTAGGTGGAGGAGGGACTATGAATCTAGAATCTAGCTTTCTAGGCATACCCACGCTATCTACTCGCTCACTTTTGCTCTATCACGATAAATACTTGCTTAAAAACTCCCTAATGCACCACGCAAAAAGCCTAGATGAAGCACTAAGGGCGTTTTTTGACTTTAGGCAAAAAGGCTTCATAAGGCAAGAAAATCAACGCTTTTTTGTCCCAAAAGGCACTCTAGAAGTGCAAAATATCATTACACAAATCACAAATAGATTTTATAAATAG
- a CDS encoding shikimate kinase — protein sequence MLDSANIVLIGFMGSGKSSVAKNLGKRYSQSQNPPQKLSQKTLRKDTTQRFTRFVLDSDEMISKNLGMSISQYFKRRGEEAFRLREAEFIAWVCSSVKNAIISTGGGMPIFNDVKQMGFVVYLEIGFDEILSRLDSIQRTKRPLFRDLKKAKEIFLYRKDIYKNTADLVIDASKPLESITQEILNHHLIKA from the coding sequence GTGCTTGATAGTGCAAACATTGTCCTAATCGGCTTTATGGGCAGTGGCAAAAGTAGCGTGGCTAAAAATCTTGGCAAAAGATATAGCCAAAGTCAAAATCCACCCCAAAAGCTATCACAAAAAACACTACGCAAAGACACCACGCAAAGATTTACGCGATTTGTGCTTGATAGCGATGAGATGATAAGCAAAAATTTGGGTATGAGTATCAGCCAATACTTTAAGCGCAGGGGCGAGGAAGCGTTTCGCTTGAGGGAAGCGGAATTTATCGCTTGGGTGTGTTCAAGTGTAAAAAACGCTATCATCTCCACAGGTGGCGGTATGCCGATTTTTAATGATGTCAAGCAAATGGGCTTTGTGGTGTATTTAGAGATTGGCTTTGATGAGATTCTCTCAAGGCTAGATTCTATACAAAGAACCAAACGGCCTCTTTTTAGGGATTTGAAAAAGGCTAAAGAGATTTTTCTCTATCGCAAAGATATTTACAAAAACACCGCAGATTTAGTCATCGATGCAAGCAAGCCACTAGAATCTATCACGCAAGAAATACTAAATCATCATTTGATAAAAGCGTAA
- a CDS encoding AMIN domain-containing protein: MSNQNILQDILSASKLNVIKIAFARFVAYFAYFAPALICATLFVLLAIDFALARENPFEPMSRPQEDTFKSPNAKNYFKEFDFKLPSTARILKTVTITYQNIDGSTESKTLNIDEGIDWHFPILLSQRKAFLNEKVQHYTITPFDFFTQKNRFYLFSANTIIRSFVLPSPYRIVIDIDKAEQYGLQKLPTSSNGFIPLNVKYFTKAALDVHKDFYRFIITLDGQYTYHIDKEVDYYIISVE, translated from the coding sequence GTGAGTAATCAAAACATACTACAAGACATACTAAGTGCTAGCAAGCTAAATGTTATCAAAATCGCGTTTGCGAGGTTTGTCGCATATTTTGCGTATTTTGCGCCCGCCCTGATTTGTGCCACACTTTTTGTGCTACTAGCTATTGATTTTGCGCTGGCTAGAGAGAATCCATTTGAGCCGATGAGTCGCCCACAAGAAGATACTTTTAAATCCCCAAATGCAAAAAACTATTTCAAAGAGTTTGACTTCAAGCTACCTAGCACCGCTAGAATCCTAAAGACCGTAACCATAACATACCAAAATATTGACGGTAGCACAGAGAGCAAAACCCTAAACATTGATGAGGGGATTGATTGGCATTTCCCCATTTTGCTAAGCCAAAGAAAAGCATTTCTAAACGAAAAAGTGCAGCACTACACTATCACGCCTTTTGATTTTTTCACTCAAAAAAATCGATTCTACCTCTTTAGTGCCAACACTATTATCCGCTCTTTTGTGCTTCCCTCGCCCTATCGCATCGTAATAGACATAGACAAAGCAGAGCAATACGGCTTGCAAAAGCTTCCAACATCTAGCAACGGATTTATCCCACTAAATGTCAAGTATTTTACCAAAGCCGCCCTAGATGTGCATAAAGATTTTTATCGCTTCATCATCACCCTTGATGGACAATACACCTACCACATTGACAAAGAAGTGGATTATTACATTATCTCGGTGGAGTGA
- the eno gene encoding phosphopyruvate hydratase, producing MTFIDSIFAEEVLDSRGNPTLKATVALSDGTIESAIVPSGASTGKREAIELRDGDKSRYLGKGVLKACENVDAIISDALVGTSPYDQAFIDSTLKEIDGTNNYANIGANASLGVSMAVARASAKSLKIPLYRYLGGANAITLPVPMLNIINGGSHADNTVDFQEYMIMPLGFEDFDEALRASAEIYQHLKAILKKSKHITSIGDEGGFAPNLKNNAEPIEVILQAIEKAGYKPKEQVAIALDVASSELVDEKGIYHLDGEGRKLDSAGMVEYYETLCAKYPIVSIEDGLSEDDWEGWKLLTKKLGGKVQLVGDDLFVTNAEILSHGIKQKIANAILIKPNQIGTVSETMQTVRLAQRNGYKCIMSHRSGESEDSFIADFAVALNTGEIKTGSTARSERMAKYNRLLALHHELAKPHYLGRELFG from the coding sequence ATGACTTTTATTGATAGTATTTTTGCCGAAGAGGTGCTTGACTCTCGGGGGAATCCCACCCTCAAAGCCACAGTCGCCCTAAGTGATGGCACGATAGAGAGTGCGATAGTGCCAAGTGGCGCAAGCACGGGCAAAAGAGAAGCCATAGAGCTACGAGATGGCGACAAGTCGCGCTATCTTGGCAAAGGCGTGCTAAAGGCGTGCGAGAATGTAGATGCGATTATTTCAGACGCGCTTGTGGGGACTAGCCCTTATGACCAAGCTTTCATCGACTCTACGCTAAAAGAGATTGATGGGACAAACAACTACGCAAATATCGGTGCAAACGCTAGCTTAGGCGTGTCTATGGCGGTAGCTAGGGCAAGTGCCAAAAGCCTAAAAATCCCGCTATATCGCTATCTAGGTGGCGCAAATGCCATAACACTTCCCGTGCCTATGCTAAATATCATAAATGGTGGTAGCCACGCGGATAATACGGTGGATTTCCAAGAATATATGATAATGCCGCTTGGGTTTGAGGACTTTGATGAGGCACTGCGAGCAAGTGCGGAAATCTACCAGCACCTAAAAGCGATTCTAAAAAAATCCAAACATATCACAAGTATCGGCGATGAGGGTGGATTCGCGCCAAATCTCAAAAATAATGCCGAGCCAATCGAAGTGATACTCCAAGCCATAGAAAAAGCAGGATACAAGCCAAAAGAGCAAGTAGCTATCGCTCTAGATGTCGCTAGTAGCGAGCTAGTCGATGAAAAAGGAATCTACCACCTAGATGGCGAGGGCAGGAAGCTAGACTCTGCGGGAATGGTAGAATACTACGAAACACTATGCGCGAAATATCCTATCGTATCTATCGAAGATGGGCTAAGCGAAGATGATTGGGAGGGGTGGAAGCTACTTACCAAAAAGCTAGGTGGCAAAGTCCAGCTTGTGGGCGATGATTTGTTTGTAACTAATGCAGAGATTCTCTCTCACGGAATCAAACAAAAAATCGCAAACGCGATTCTAATCAAGCCAAATCAAATCGGCACAGTGAGTGAAACTATGCAAACCGTGCGTCTAGCGCAAAGAAACGGCTATAAGTGCATAATGAGCCACAGAAGTGGGGAGAGCGAGGATAGCTTCATCGCGGATTTTGCAGTGGCTCTAAACACAGGCGAGATAAAGACAGGAAGCACAGCTAGAAGCGAGCGAATGGCAAAGTATAATCGCTTGCTTGCCTTGCACCACGAGCTAGCAAAACCTCACTATCTAGGCAGGGAGCTATTTGGCTAA
- a CDS encoding helix-turn-helix domain-containing protein has protein sequence MSEARFLNKARDFSRHYQAFAKVGGTLKHYQANQNGIKEIKLECKECKVDIKTCSILQGVSVDFGEFVGDFGHLDLSYDKPSVNFGLIQSGYYKSSCDGQDFALSDDEMFVISPNMHDFGQSAKAQCKCVQINIDIQEASKEINAFFSEFDLERFYEMSNQNPYILDACVRDKMLFHHIWQAKCVDMIRLKVLECLLEIDMKLKQARATTPTTCQSTQYTTKAYIARVKEYLQANYFLSQDELNLRDLSERFSVCVSKLTQDFAKYEGISIYQFLKSCKINNACKILKEGKSISFTANEVGYINVSCFCKNFKEKYGISPREFQKIAK, from the coding sequence ATGAGTGAAGCAAGGTTTTTAAACAAAGCAAGGGATTTTAGCAGGCATTATCAAGCATTTGCCAAAGTCGGTGGCACGCTAAAGCACTATCAAGCAAACCAAAATGGCATAAAAGAGATAAAACTTGAGTGCAAAGAGTGCAAAGTAGATATAAAAACCTGCTCTATTTTGCAAGGAGTGTCGGTGGATTTTGGGGAGTTTGTGGGGGATTTTGGGCATTTAGATTTAAGCTATGATAAGCCAAGTGTAAATTTTGGGCTAATACAAAGCGGGTATTACAAAAGTAGCTGCGATGGGCAAGACTTCGCCCTAAGCGATGATGAAATGTTTGTCATCTCGCCAAATATGCACGATTTTGGACAAAGCGCGAAAGCACAATGCAAATGCGTGCAGATAAATATCGATATACAAGAAGCGAGCAAGGAGATAAATGCGTTTTTTAGCGAGTTTGATTTGGAGAGGTTTTATGAAATGTCAAACCAAAATCCATATATTTTGGACGCTTGCGTGCGTGATAAAATGCTTTTCCACCATATCTGGCAAGCCAAATGCGTAGATATGATACGACTAAAGGTGCTTGAGTGCTTGCTAGAGATAGATATGAAGCTAAAGCAAGCTAGGGCAACAACACCAACAACTTGCCAAAGCACGCAATACACCACGAAAGCATACATAGCGCGAGTAAAGGAGTATTTGCAAGCAAACTATTTTCTAAGCCAAGATGAGCTAAACTTGCGTGATTTGAGTGAGAGATTTAGCGTGTGTGTGAGTAAGCTAACGCAAGATTTTGCCAAATATGAGGGAATCTCTATCTATCAGTTCCTAAAATCCTGCAAAATCAACAATGCTTGCAAAATCCTAAAAGAGGGCAAATCTATCTCTTTCACAGCAAATGAAGTGGGCTACATAAATGTATCTTGCTTTTGCAAAAACTTCAAAGAGAAATACGGCATAAGTCCGCGCGAGTTTCAAAAAATCGCTAAATAG
- a CDS encoding TonB-dependent receptor, whose protein sequence is MNTLPKATKKLKLILLAATLANAQNPSVPSTLQSSPYSSTDSSQTTDSHTKHSTYEHLKPHELEKITTTANKYEAEVSSVNSSVQVIKEKQIANTNINSTDELGSAFAGLQIQNSDGASVFPMAVLRGVSSSDYYSTTLNLYVDGVPQSPNFIIQSLGDVEQVELLRGAQGTLYGENSQSGLISIRTKNPMKGNYANISLTGSKLYEDLNAYFGGVLIKDKLWGKANLRYTHENGFIKYGDKIRKTSDNILGGVALYYAPTSAFLATISYNFSFMPNNTKGFYLTKSQFENNATDFGYEISGDIPPLSNFAGITTPHIYAPNPWHKSLSNSASLKLEYDFGKHILASISSFSKSDSLLNVYPIVGTSPNTSKGYFATKQNGYFYNVTQALEELRLNSEYKNGIKTTFGAYYKYLQTDNGMRGFIADNGGGLTSFGFRANWNAMESINTAALFGDASFPIGRHFDIGVGARYQILRADMDAPVSPGAGITQPYKSHKIWHSFDPRISFGFSINDNAKIYISGTSATKQGGFAKFPYANSDQRPYNPEYIYSAELGSHLKFLDSRLRANLAVYYMFIKDRQSYVGNTTQQSIKNIGDAQSYGLDADISYYGERVSTGLGLNIGSASYTNSSKNAGYLDFYNATQSQNQQVPYDVRGKGLKFSPLLSLSANVDWNFLRVGGGAHRFYLGGNLRFYTKQYFEDLSRSDDLAQKPYAVLDLFARYEVKNLSLKIFAQNATNTKYALYSRSFNGMATYYMVGNPWNLGAQIAIKY, encoded by the coding sequence ATGAATACCTTGCCAAAAGCGACAAAAAAGCTAAAGCTAATTTTACTAGCAGCCACGCTAGCAAACGCACAAAATCCTAGTGTGCCAAGCACGCTACAATCTAGCCCCTACTCTAGCACAGATTCTAGTCAAACCACAGATAGCCACACCAAGCATAGCACTTATGAGCATCTAAAACCCCACGAGCTAGAGAAAATCACAACGACTGCAAACAAATACGAAGCAGAAGTGTCAAGTGTAAATTCTAGCGTCCAAGTCATCAAAGAAAAGCAAATCGCTAATACAAACATAAACTCCACCGATGAGCTAGGCAGTGCTTTTGCAGGACTACAAATCCAAAACTCCGATGGCGCAAGCGTGTTTCCTATGGCGGTTTTGCGCGGTGTGTCAAGTAGCGATTATTACTCCACCACGCTAAATCTCTATGTCGATGGCGTGCCTCAAAGCCCAAATTTCATTATCCAATCTCTAGGAGATGTAGAGCAAGTAGAGCTACTTCGCGGAGCGCAAGGCACGCTTTATGGCGAGAATTCACAAAGTGGGCTTATCTCTATCCGCACCAAAAATCCTATGAAAGGCAACTATGCAAATATCTCCCTCACAGGCTCAAAACTCTATGAAGACTTAAACGCATATTTTGGTGGTGTGCTTATCAAAGACAAGCTATGGGGCAAAGCAAACCTGCGCTACACTCACGAAAATGGCTTCATCAAATACGGAGATAAGATAAGAAAGACAAGTGATAACATTCTAGGTGGTGTGGCATTGTATTATGCACCTACAAGTGCGTTTCTAGCGACAATAAGCTATAATTTTAGCTTTATGCCAAACAACACCAAAGGATTCTACCTCACAAAATCCCAATTTGAAAACAATGCCACAGATTTTGGCTATGAGATTTCAGGGGATATTCCGCCTTTATCTAATTTCGCAGGGATAACCACCCCACATATCTACGCCCCAAATCCGTGGCACAAATCTTTATCAAATAGTGCTTCTCTAAAGCTAGAGTATGATTTTGGCAAGCATATTTTAGCCTCCATTAGTTCGTTTAGCAAAAGCGATTCTCTGCTAAATGTTTATCCCATAGTTGGGACTTCTCCAAACACTTCAAAAGGCTATTTTGCCACCAAACAAAATGGATATTTTTATAATGTAACCCAAGCACTAGAGGAGCTTCGTCTAAATAGTGAGTATAAAAACGGAATCAAAACGACTTTTGGGGCGTATTATAAATATTTGCAGACAGATAACGGTATGCGTGGATTTATCGCTGATAATGGCGGTGGGCTTACTTCGTTTGGATTTCGTGCGAATTGGAATGCAATGGAGAGCATAAACACCGCCGCGCTATTTGGAGACGCATCTTTCCCTATCGGTAGGCACTTTGACATAGGAGTGGGAGCTAGGTATCAAATCTTGCGTGCTGATATGGACGCTCCCGTTTCCCCGGGAGCAGGGATAACACAGCCTTACAAATCCCACAAGATTTGGCATAGCTTTGACCCTAGAATCTCTTTTGGCTTTAGCATTAACGACAATGCCAAAATCTACATTAGTGGCACTAGCGCGACAAAGCAAGGTGGCTTTGCCAAATTCCCTTATGCCAACAGCGACCAGCGTCCCTACAACCCCGAGTATATTTATAGTGCGGAGCTTGGCTCGCATTTGAAGTTTTTGGACTCTAGGCTAAGGGCAAACTTGGCGGTGTATTATATGTTTATCAAAGATAGACAATCCTATGTAGGCAACACCACCCAACAATCCATAAAAAACATAGGCGATGCACAAAGCTATGGGCTAGATGCAGATATAAGCTACTATGGAGAGCGCGTAAGCACAGGGCTTGGGCTAAACATAGGGAGTGCTTCATATACAAACTCTAGCAAAAACGCAGGCTATTTGGATTTTTATAACGCCACACAAAGTCAAAATCAGCAAGTGCCTTATGATGTGCGAGGAAAGGGGCTCAAATTTTCGCCACTGCTTAGTCTAAGCGCAAATGTTGATTGGAATTTTTTGCGTGTAGGGGGGGGGGCGCATAGATTTTATCTAGGTGGAAATCTAAGATTTTATACTAAGCAATATTTTGAGGATTTAAGCAGGAGTGATGATTTGGCACAAAAGCCCTATGCGGTTTTGGATTTGTTTGCAAGGTATGAAGTCAAAAATCTAAGTCTAAAAATCTTTGCCCAAAACGCCACAAACACCAAATACGCGCTATATTCTCGCTCATTTAATGGAATGGCTACTTACTATATGGTAGGCAACCCTTGGAATCTAGGTGCGCAAATCGCGATTAAATACTAG
- a CDS encoding MFS transporter, with the protein MQIYAISFGVYGVVSVFTLMIYGALPAIAAKNGLPPQQISLLYLSMIPFMLSFFYSGLVESYRKKHPRNFKLLCLTLGAVSTLGFVLLGAVCAPSDILLMSVVFVAMCLFGACAIISLNAIAIEQTSADKKVALNTIMLLASGVGGVLGIVLALFVYEEFGFSVACYAMAICVGVLCVPFVLMNSSGKYGNIKSSAEHTKSVNSILTTIKTPRLWWQLGFLCACMLPITLANTTSTMLLVYIGFSLQVVGIFSAILNCATMFVGSPLAYFFIRILGFRRAFIALLGFCVVVFVGLVLNIWLWQNHAFIVLGLAGVSVYFCALFVFAYSLGMRWCEGSTQSGVDFSFLRSAENACFVIGGVVASQILGIFIAQEKLDFLSSHSSDFIGFSLCEVLGKSGIESSVANGYGVLFCASLLFAIIALGITMCNKKIA; encoded by the coding sequence ATGCAGATTTATGCTATTTCTTTTGGTGTGTATGGGGTTGTGAGTGTTTTTACGCTAATGATTTATGGTGCACTCCCTGCTATCGCTGCCAAAAACGGCTTGCCCCCACAGCAAATAAGCTTGCTCTATCTTAGTATGATTCCCTTTATGCTTAGCTTTTTTTACTCGGGGCTTGTAGAATCCTACCGCAAAAAGCACCCACGCAATTTTAAGCTACTCTGCCTCACACTTGGAGCTGTATCCACACTTGGATTTGTGCTACTTGGGGCGGTTTGCGCACCAAGTGATATTTTGCTTATGAGTGTGGTATTTGTGGCTATGTGCTTGTTTGGGGCGTGCGCTATCATTAGCCTAAATGCAATCGCTATCGAGCAAACAAGTGCGGACAAAAAAGTCGCGCTAAATACCATAATGCTACTTGCCTCTGGCGTAGGTGGAGTGCTTGGGATTGTGCTAGCACTATTTGTGTATGAGGAGTTTGGATTTAGTGTGGCTTGCTACGCAATGGCTATATGTGTGGGTGTGCTATGCGTGCCATTTGTGCTTATGAATAGTAGCGGCAAATATGGCAATATAAAATCTAGCGCAGAGCACACCAAATCCGTAAATTCCATACTAACAACGATAAAAACTCCGCGCCTATGGTGGCAGCTAGGATTTTTGTGTGCGTGTATGCTCCCTATCACGCTAGCAAACACCACAAGCACAATGCTTCTAGTCTATATTGGATTTTCCTTGCAAGTGGTTGGAATCTTTAGTGCGATACTAAATTGCGCGACTATGTTTGTAGGCTCGCCTTTGGCATATTTTTTTATCCGCATACTTGGATTTAGGAGGGCATTTATAGCCTTACTTGGATTTTGTGTGGTGGTGTTTGTAGGGCTAGTGCTGAATATATGGCTATGGCAAAATCACGCTTTTATCGTGCTTGGGCTAGCAGGAGTGAGTGTGTATTTTTGCGCTCTTTTTGTGTTTGCGTATTCGCTTGGTATGCGCTGGTGTGAGGGTAGCACACAAAGTGGCGTGGATTTTAGCTTTTTGCGCTCTGCTGAAAATGCTTGCTTTGTCATCGGTGGCGTAGTCGCTTCACAGATTTTAGGGATTTTTATCGCGCAAGAAAAGCTAGATTTTCTAAGTAGCCACTCTAGTGATTTTATCGGCTTTTCTTTGTGCGAAGTTTTGGGAAAAAGCGGGATTGAAAGCAGTGTGGCAAATGGCTATGGAGTGCTCTTTTGCGCTTCTTTGCTGTTTGCTATCATCGCACTTGGTATCACTATGTGCAATAAAAAAATCGCTTAA